The Tribolium castaneum strain GA2 chromosome 3, icTriCast1.1, whole genome shotgun sequence sequence CGGCTTCGGAGGCTTTGTCTGAAAAGACTGCCTCTTCGAGACGCTGGAGTCTCTCGTTGATGGGTGCCAGAAGGGTCTTCATGGCGCCCATGATGGCTTCGAGTGTCAATGGGGGACTTGAAACCGCCATTTTTTCACTCATTACTCTCTTGTGAACTCTAGTTATTTGTAAAAAGGAACTTTACCTCCTTCTAACGTGTTGAAAAACACGTTTCGAAGTCGGAGAAAGTTCGTGTGAAACTTTTTATTTGCCAATCAGCGCGTTGAAAAAACACGCTTTTTGAACAAAAGTCGGCTTGAAAAAGCCGATTTTGAATTTCGGCTTGAAAAAGCCGTGTATGAGTTTGTTGCGGCTTGAAAAagtcgaattttgaacttgttAGTTCAGACggagcaaaaatttagccaTAAGGTTAAATCGAGCACGACCGTAAACTAAACAAAGGGGCGGGACTTGATTTAACGCCGAGACGTTAAATTGTACCTGACTGAAGACTGAACGTGGCTCTTCGAAAGTCGATTGGAGAAGATCGGAAACAGGACTGCTCTCGACGACTGCTCGGACTCGACCATAGAATAAGAGATAGATAGAACTGAATCTTTCCTTGTTGGTGGCGGTTGAGAGATTGCAGCGCCATCATTAGGTGGTCGCGAGCATAATGGCGGTAAATTTAAATGGCTCCAACCTCTACTTAgtcataaaataatataatttttcgtAATCTTTGCAAATGTTTGCAACAACAGCTTTTAGTAACAAAATACTAAAAACTGTCATTGCAAACATGTGCAAAGAAAACGCAAATgcagcataaataaaaaattgcaatattttaaaaatttattggtgattttttaacataCATCTAtactgtttcaaattaaacACAATGTTTGTTGACTAAGGgtggattttacaatcgtcAGATAAACCCCGGATAAGTTATTTGTGGTATAATTACTACAGTTGCAATTGttacaatgtatttttcaaaatttattcccAGAATAAAGTTATCCGACGATTGTAAAAGCAGTCctgaattaaaataactataaaTACACAgtaaatacagactgatccagaaatactgagtctgttggcaacactggacttaaatttttaaggataccaatagagtactcttccagttaacaacaatttaacattcttgtagggttgtacgtcaaataattgtcaagagaaatcgaattcggttacagtgttgcaaattacgagcacaaatactttcaaatgtgttgccaacagactcagtatttctggatcagtctgtagtaaatttgctgtttcaaaaccaaaaaacaaacactaaCACACTTACATTATTTGGAGTGAAATAGGTCACAAATTAGAACTGTGTTTCCGTGTGATTCTCTGAAAGTTAGTACGGCTTAAGTTAAAGAAAAACAGGgagaaacaaattttacagtaatgtttaacatttttcttagcTGTTTAAAGCCAATTTCTGATAACATATTTAACGGAGAAATAAATCTGAACAGCAATTAAAACATAGCAACACCAATCACATAAGCATTACCTTATCAACTAACAGAGGTAAAATTTAACCGAATTTTAATGGTACCAGAAACTAgacctaaataaaataaaataggaACGGTTCTATAACATATGAATATAATATTCAGTGTATGCctgaataaataaacaaataaaaaaacaatgacttcttaacttaacaaaaaattaagaatgaataaatatataaataaataaataacaataaatatcaGAAATTTTCCCCATAAGAACGAAAGAAGTTTATACAAAATCAacccaacagttttttggagTATGAAAAGACTGAAAGTGGAAGAAAAACTTGTTTACAAGCAATATTTGAGCTAATAATGAGGATTGTGCATTGACCAATAATTAAAGACTACTACTAACATCCAAAGATAAATTGAAAGCCagtctaaaaaattaagccgCATACGCAAAAGGTTGTTTTATACCATCCCAAAGATGGTTGTGTGAGTTCTTTTAATGTAAATGTTCTTAGGGTCCGTAAGCTAAGctaaattgacaaaattgagcagttaaattttattcggttgtcattttttacatttttattataggaTTACAAAAATTCCTTTACTTCATCCAAAAAAGCTAGACTCATTTTGCCCATTCTTATTTACTGTTATAGCTCAATTGACTGACACATCCTTCATAAAGTGATGAAGAAGTAAAAGTTGTAAAATCGGTATATCTTTTGGGAAATTTTAACTGGTCTGTTTAAGAATCACACAAACAGTGTGTATCCGAAATacatgtgttaattttaccacgtgataaaactcatcaaaaacaacaacttttctatataacattttgcaaaattcttatttattattttcactgtttttctcctttcttttgtgcaaacgagagccggtcagtgtttaataattagtttgtaattttcattgttgttttaaattgtttaaattgtccgtttctgtCATAACGAAAATTGTTTGGCTCGAgtacacgtttcagtatgttatctttttccaaattttaagcaaatttgcaattttttattgaaaaattacaaatcaaaaagatgttttattttttgagttctGTTAccgttacctgttaaaattaagacacgtatttttgatacaccctgtataacaacCTTAAAGCATCATTAGTTAGGataattttagttaaacttCAAAATATTATAGCGCATAAAGTCAAGGTgtattaaaatgattttcatttaGTCGcttatgaatttttcttgtaaaatcagaaatgccatTTTATAGAACTAATAACAAGCATTCAGACATAgaatgaatttattaaatatccaattcggaaataagcttcgataatgaaagtgtttttttgtacAGTGTAAGattttagttgcattttaacgaaagtTATAAATGCATTATTCGCTTTGTTACTTATACTAGGACATGCTTTTTATAAAAGTGAACTGATAATACTTATACTAAGCCACATAAAATAGAATGTAatgattttctaattttgaagTTTAACTTAAAACAATTCCCAACAAATCTCTCATTAAATGCAACAACaacataagtaaaaaaaagttttacactcaggcacttttcacctctttgtaatgtatctaaaattctaaaaaaatcgtatgtgattttattgtatataAGAACGATTTGACCaatctttaaaattattacttgtatggtgtattttttcactttcgcttAGTTAACTATAGTCTAATCTCAACGATCTTTGGTCCATAGGTGTATTTTCAGGTAGTGCATCGaagtgcctaattaaatttttgagaaaatgtgtcgttgatttttaatttctgttttgatattggggcagcttttttcccatgaattttggtaaaattgtaaatcacttcCACAAAAGGTCTCCATCAGGGtggtggttttcaaaaatttattttttggtcaaatggtttttttcttttttattgggCAAATGAATCaatcgtaaaaatatttttttttcctagcgagattggatatcagtgcagtggaatatatttattttatattttttttctctcttctaagaggtgtaaagtgcctgagtgtaaaacttgacgaacccaggtgattcaaaagtttcGGACCATCTCTTAATGCCTGATAAAAGGCATTAAACGTAGTTAAAATTcctgttacaaaaaattattgtagttTATATTCACGAGACGTAGTTCTTCAGagttttatgttaaaaaaaatcacgaaTTGGTGTAGTTttccttaaattaaaaatcaagttgCTTGGAAAAGAATctgatttcatttttatgctaaATTGAACGTCTCTTATCAGTTATCACCATTCGAGACTTGGTCCTAAACTTTTAAATCATCCTTATTGCTGTTGTATTTAATGAGCGATGTACTTTCACCGGTTCCTAAGAGTACTTTACACATATTTTATTCACGATATTTGGAGATTAAGACCGTCTATTGCGACTCCTGTAACGTGAATATAACACATGCATTTCCTTTTGCAATGGATCTTCATTATCGATCTCAGAGTCATTCGTTTTACCCAAAACAATCAAACTCAACTTTTTGAGATATgtgaaaatatgaaattttacaaatttctcaaaaagttGAGTTTTAATTGCTTCAGAATGTGAACAACAATCGAAATCAAAATCCAAAGACTGTCTTAGGTGGCTGACTATCCTTGCTACAATTTGATTGTGATAGAGCACTGACGGTACAAGTACCTTTAGCTGACTATAAATGTGAAGTAACACCAGAATTACATTCACATTTATATACTTCAGCCTTCTGTGCTCTTCACTATCATATTCTAGCATTTCCACCAGCCGGTGGTGACGGTGATCTGGATCGCCAGTATGTTGTAGATTACGTTGGCAGATGTCACATTCATATTCCTCCAAAGAGAGTTTATGAACAAGAAATCCACCAATATAACCCACAGCATACCTGTCAAGATCATCACTATCATCATGTACTGGTGGTGGTGGATGCCACTGATCCCCACTACCATTGCCGTCTCGAACTCCAGGCCTGCATGTTGACATTGTGACGTCACAGTAAGAGTCTAAATGATCATAACCTAACtttgtgaatttttgaaaaaaattaattttaactatGTTGCGTCCAACGTTTTATGCAAGAAACGACGGAAAAGTGTATCTAAAGAATCCTGATACTGCAAATGTGGTCAACGAACGGTcaactataatttttatagtgaCATAcgttgtgatttaaagtagcTTATCCGTTTGTTATTAGCCGAAAAACATATattaaagtttatattttttgatagcTTAAACCATCTAGCCGTGCTTAAACGTCTAAAGTTACGTccattaatacaaaaattctcCTTATGGGcctaaattttgaataaccGCGACTTAAAGACGACCGTTTTATCCAAGTTTTAACACAGGTTCTTATGGAATGCAACATGTTATTATTCGCTatatatgttttaaattagtcGTAAAAGTGTGATCGAAAGTATAAGAATATGACGAAGAATTTTACGTCATCTCTAGTCACTTcgtgatattttattataaaatcatCCCGAAAATATTTCACATAAACACGACTGTTCTTGGTAACAGTCCAATTAGTTCGGGGTATCTTTCTTTACCATAATGATCGCAGGGATTCTTGTTTGGGAAAGGAAAACATAGGTACATAAGGACCATTCATGTTAGACACACAATTGGGAACACAACACTTATTCggcattttctaaaattaggaATGCAATAGGATTAAGTATGTTAGGTTTAGAGACTGAAATATACCTTATCTGCTTATTTATTACCAAATTAaacgattaaaaacaataaaaccaaatttataaacaaaaataatgcaaaactATCCTAACCCATAATTGCCAAAATCACGTCACACAAGACTATaaacacacaaaattcattCCCTAGAACGCAAccacaaaacaacaaattcgtaaacaacaacaaattacttaataacactcaaaaacaccaaaaagtacaaaaaattcaaacgatgCGAACAAATGTCACGACTCTTACAATGACGTCACAATAAACAAAAGCTAGTAACCTGACGGCCTGGAGTTCGAGACGGCAATGCCACTACCATCGCGATCAACTGGCTCTGGAGGCTCAGAAAGAAAGTCTCTAATTGTGACCAGCAGGCCGTCATTGTCTCCTTCACAATTAGAGTCACGAGAATGATAAGATgaaaaatttcttattaacAAGGACTTATAAAAAGGAACAAATGCCTTGCAAGTGGGATTCGTATAACGAACTCCATACTGTCTTATTTGACCAAAAAAGTTCTCCAGCGGATCTTGATTAAACGCCCTTGCTGGAAAGTGCGTGAAACCAAGCTTttgcaaagaatttttaatcaaacaaAACCCTTCAAGAGTTCGCTGCCATCCCATCAAACACTTTGGACGTGGGCGATCCTCAGCGTTTTTTGGGAGGAATTCCATATTGCTAAACATTTGTTTCCCTTCTAACCACATCCTGTAATGAGAACTGTTTGAGGTTACCATTCTTCGCagtctttttttttcagactTTCCTCCAAAGCCACCGTTGACACTGTCAAAGATCTGGTCCATCTTCAACAAAAGTTTTGCGGTGTACTGAGCATCCGGTGGTAACCTCCCGCTTTCTGGACTGGCAAACTCATTCATCACTGCCGCTACTCGCTGACTCATTACCTGTGCCGCTATTGAAACTttcatttttggaattttgaatttgtccACATGTTTAGCCGAAATCTTTGGCAACAGGCGGAAAACCCTGTTCTTTTCCCTATCAATGTCAACCACCCGTTTAATATGATCCCACTTTGCAACAACCCGTTGCTGTTGCCCCCCTGCTCCATGGGTAGAAAACTGGCAATCACGTTCTAAAAGACCATTCCGGAATGCCTTCAGAAGATGAGGTGGGTCAAACAATGGAATCACATCATGATATTGATTATCACGAAGTGGAATCCGAATCACATTGTCTGGCACCACATCATCTTCTGAAGTTTGCAGTCTTTTAGAATAGTCTAATAGATCGTTAATTGCCTTAACGTTATTGCTACCCATATCACAGACGGAGGCGATAATGTTAAACCCCACAGCAGTAGCTTCAGCAACAATTTCTTTGTAGAAACTAACAATGTTACTGGCTTTCATTGCGGATTTACAAAAGGCAAAAGCTACAGGTTGCTTCCACCGTTTGAAAACACCTCGCAACATAAAGACAGCAACATGGTCAGCAACCGCTCCAGACCTTTTCGTACCGTCATCCTCAAATCCTATGACTCTGTCCTCATGTGGTAAATAGTCCAAGTGAGGTTGTATTTGTATCTCATCAAAGATGAGAGTACAAATACGATCCCTCTTATTTCGGCCAATTTTCCGACTGAGAACACTGAACAAATGATTTGAAATACCCGGTCGAATAGAAACCTGTGCAAGAGTTGCCTTCAGTGTGCGTTCTGACGGCAGTATAAACATCTTAGAAAGAAGTCTATACGTTCGAGGACTGCTCTTGTAAATGGCAACGGCATCAGCCTTTTCCTCAAACGTAAAACTTCTTCCCTGTGGTTTATACTTATAATTTCTCAACTgactttcaaaaaatcttgttGTACCGGAGTAAGATCTTCAATTAAATGGCGCACATGCTCATCCTTAGCCAAAACCATTGCTGCTTTCAAGTTATTCTTCGATTTTTCCAGCCTTTTCACTCTCGCGTTCAACTGTTGGGCAAATTTATATAATCTTCTTTCGTCTTCACCAAATGTGTGGGGTTTCTTGCTTATCCCCAGTCTCGATAATAttgctaaaaaaacattttacacaAATAATAACCAACAGCTGGTATAAACTTACGATGACGATTTCCCTTTTTACTTGTAGCAGGACCAGCAGGAGAAGGAATTCGCCGTTCAAAACAGGGAGGAGACACTTCTAATTGAGCATTTGGTTGCTCTGATGTGTCtacaagcaattaattaagtagttcacaaaacaaaaaaacttaatgcCGGCACAATGCTGCCCtgcccaaaaaaaaaaattaaaaggtattctttcataaaatataaaaaatcagtaaaacaCAACATTATACTTACAATATTCATGAAACGCTGTACAAATCTAGAAGCAGTAGGTACTAAATATCTAAATAGTTTTGCATAAAGAGAAGATTTAACATAAAcaccatttcttaaaaaaccTGGTTTTTTCCTCAAACCTGGTTGTTATTTCAAAACATTCACTAGCACAAAATTACGATCCAGAGGCagataataatagaaaaaagaaaaacaaaccaCAGTCTACAACtaaggaccggtttacagaatattttaattgcaatcaaattttaattcgagattaacttaatatttgtcaatgcattttaattgGTGACTTAACGTCGAATTAGattaattcggaattaaatcttaatttcgctttctgtataCCGACCCTtgtaaataaagataaaacatCATCTTTACGACTTATAGAGTGCACTAAGaacattataataatactgagAAGTGCTACTGACTGCATGCTTACTACTTTTCAACTTTTACTCTTAATACCTCCGTCACCCATCAAAAAACGAACACCTTCCCCTGCTTCACCCACTGCTACAATATTTTGGTCCGGTTCCGgatataatgacattttaacccctgtcaaataaaaaaatattaaaaatagttatatatagaacataataaaattttattttatcgaaaAGCGGATCGAAAATGTTAAATCACGAGGAGCGCAGCCCCTACGTGAATTGATTCAGCGTGccgataataaaattttatttttcttcaacgAAAATCTCACGTTTTGCAGGTACATCTCCTTTCATAGGTGTCTCTCTCTTCCTGGGTGTCACTCCCACTGCTCCTAGCCAAAAAGGAAACTCTTTTGTGGGAGTGACAAACTTGGGTTGAAGTGACACCTCGGATGGAGATGACTGCCCCAACTCCAACGGTCTTGGACTTGGTGTACTGTCCCGACGACCTgataaaaataagtaataaataattttaattgaagtaATTGTCTTCCACCTGTTGGTAAGTTGAGGGAAGGAACAGCAAAACGGGTTAAACGTCTGGTCCCGGACAGGAAATCGTCATctataaaatgtttataacaaacacgcctgtaaaaaatatattaaaattccaagatataaagcaaatcaaaaatatgtattacGCAATTCTGTTGAGACGACAGTCCGACATTTCAGGCCACTTTGGATTATTGACGGCCTGCTTCCATCTCAAACAGATGTCCAACCCTCTCTTAGGGTTGGGAAACCTGAACATGGGTGCATGCTTGTTGGTACACCCTGGTACCGAACAAACATGCCCCGAGGTCCTAGCACAGGCCCTAGGTCCTTGTTCCATTTTCTACAATCCAGTCCAATTTTGTAAAACGATAATTTCTTATATTGGCTTACCTTTGACGATTAAAACTACAGAATAACAAACCAACGAAACGATGATAAAAACTCGTTGTTTCTATGCTCGTTATTAAACGGTCACAGAATTAAACGGTTTAAATTGacttttgtttgaaattatttgaaaaacgtGCTGTCGGTATTACAGGCTACGACACCAAAATGCCGGGCAAAGAATACAGCAGTGTAATGTGTGCTGCCTACTAATTACTACTAATGCGCTCCCTTGCGGTGGCTGagagctttatttttaatcgacCAATAATGTGGCTTTACTTTCATAGCCCTGGACTCGACTGATCGTATCGAAGGCAGTGTGACCAACTCTATAACACCTATCCCCGCTACCATCTCATGGATATTCCGCTACCACAACAAAAATTCCGCTACACCACTACATTTATTGAcagttggaaaaaaaattattactttattaaaaatttaatatttttattaacaaaattaaatgggTAATtctaagaaaaacaaaatatagaATTTTTACACTAACATAAATAGCgtgaaaattaacaaaaacgcataacaaaaataaattttacaatttaaaatatttaaagataagtaataaaaacaatatattaattatattaattatcgTTACTAATTCTATAATTCTAATCAGCAAGTTTATCTTTCTTATTCTTATGGTCATACATATTTTGGTTATATTTTTCATAATGTTTGTTTGTAAATACGTAGTCTTCGCAGCAACTATTTTCATTATgcaaatcaattttaatcctcAAAATAGCACACAGCATTTCGGTTGACATTTTATTCctctttttactttttacatCACACATTAGGGAAAAAACCCGTTCCACGTCCGCGTTACCATGAGGAATTAGTAGCACTGTTAGTGCCAGTTCTGAGATATTTTTGAACAGGTGTTCAtcactgaaattttttaaggTTTGTAAATGTTTCCAGAACGGTAAAGACTCTTTGGGCAAATTTTCTTTCTCTGATTCactaaaaaagatttttaatttattgtattcTCTTACACAATCTACTGTTTTATTAGCGTAAATGTTTTCTGCAACACAGCTTATATCACAGAATTgagaatcaatttttaaagctaCTTCTGGAATAACaaagataatatttttataaaattcagtCAAAGGAAATCGTTTTAAACATTCACTGAATgctttttggtaaaattgcaCACAGTTGAgcttaaattattatcaaaatgtTTGATTAAGTCAAAGGCTTCTGGACCTACATTAATCTGTTCAATGTCATTTAAAACATCTGGATGGTaaacattaatatttacaatttgtgtCTCATCAAGAAATTcaggttttaaaaaatttgcaccTAAAAACTTTAAGAATCGCAAACATTCGGAATATAACAAAtgtaataaacttttttcggACTGAGAAAACATATTAAATTCATTGAAAATTGGcaaaacatattttaggaAATACAAGTAGGCTTTAACAACTGGGCTACATAAGTCGTTGTGGATGAGAGAAGCAACCCCATTTTGATCTTCAAAAGCGgccattttgaataattcactAAGAACGTCCCACATCAAAAGAAAGCGTTCTATGCAATGTGATAAAGCCAACCACCTTGTTTGGCtaggttttaaaaatttgagtttcTCTGCTTTCATAAAATCTTGAAATTCCTCTAAAATTTTCTGCCTTTTAGGGCTTCTGGAGAAATACGTacttatattttgtaaaagtgTTTCCACATTGGGTGGAATCTTGTCAGCAGCTGAAACTGCAATCAAGTGCACTGAATGACAGATACAAGCACTAGCAATTAGAGATGGATTTTCACTTCGCAAATATACTTTAACGCTTTCTTTAGACCCCATCATGACACTTGCGTTGTCAGCACAATATCCAAAAACGTTCGCCCCTTCAAGATTAAATTCCCTCAaactttctttaaataaagaataaatgCCTTTAGCTGTTCCGTCATCAGCCCCCATTTCTTTAATATCAAGCAACTGGTCTTAATCTGTGATTTGCATAAGTATTTGACTAGAATACATAGTTGTCTCTTATTACTTATGTCTGTACTTTCATCCAAAAGTACAGAAAATCTTTGGTTGTGTAATTCTT is a genomic window containing:
- the LOC103312689 gene encoding uncharacterized protein LOC103312689 — translated: MEQGPRACARTSGHVCSVPGCTNKHAPMFRFPNPKRGLDICLRWKQAVNNPKWPEMSDCRLNRIARVCYKHFIDDDFLSGTRRLTRFAVPSLNLPTGRRDSTPSPRPLELGQSSPSEVSLQPKFVTPTKEFPFWLGAVGVTPRKRETPMKGDVPAKRVKMSLYPEPDQNIVAVGEAGEGVRFLMGDGGIKSKS